One window of Streptomyces sp. SUK 48 genomic DNA carries:
- a CDS encoding dihydrolipoamide acetyltransferase family protein has protein sequence MAQVLEFKLPDLGEGLTEAEIVRWLVQVGDVVAVDQPVVEVETAKASVEVPCPYGGVVTARYGDEGTELPVGAPLLTVAVGEPDAESTAGSGNVLVGYGTSEAPGRRRRVRPVALTGGGAGGNGATGGSFAVDGAQAAGSGVDGAQAAAGSGVNGTAAAPASSLPATALLSDGPVPVISPLVRRLAREGGLDLRRLAGSGPEGLILRADVERALRTGADRESGRTAEVPVPAAFVRAAASASASGEVRVPLKGIRGAVADKLSRSRREIPDATCWVDADATELMRARTAMNAASGAKISLVALLARICTAALARFPELNSSVDTEAREIVQHPYVHLGFAAQTERGLVVPVVRDAHTRAAESLTAEFARLTEAARAGTLTPGELTGGTFTLNNYGVFGVDGSTPIVNHPEAAMLGVGRIVPKPWVHEGELAVRQVVQLSLTFDHRVCDGGTAGGFLRYVADCVEQPAVLLRTL, from the coding sequence ATGGCACAGGTACTGGAGTTCAAGCTGCCCGACCTCGGCGAGGGGCTGACCGAGGCGGAGATCGTGCGCTGGCTGGTCCAGGTCGGTGACGTGGTCGCCGTCGATCAGCCGGTGGTCGAGGTCGAGACGGCCAAGGCGTCGGTGGAGGTCCCCTGCCCCTACGGCGGCGTGGTCACCGCCCGCTACGGCGACGAGGGCACCGAACTCCCGGTCGGCGCCCCGCTCCTGACGGTCGCCGTCGGCGAACCGGACGCGGAGTCCACGGCCGGTTCGGGCAATGTCCTGGTCGGTTACGGCACGTCCGAGGCGCCGGGCCGACGCCGGCGGGTGCGGCCGGTGGCCCTGACCGGCGGCGGCGCGGGCGGAAACGGTGCCACGGGCGGGAGTTTCGCGGTGGACGGCGCCCAGGCCGCGGGTTCCGGTGTGGACGGCGCCCAGGCCGCCGCTGGTTCCGGTGTGAACGGCACGGCCGCCGCGCCGGCTTCGAGTCTGCCCGCCACCGCGCTGCTGTCCGACGGGCCGGTGCCCGTGATCTCCCCGCTGGTGCGCAGACTCGCCCGCGAGGGCGGACTGGACCTGCGGAGGCTGGCGGGCTCCGGACCGGAGGGGCTGATCCTGCGCGCCGACGTGGAGCGCGCCCTGCGCACCGGAGCGGACCGGGAGAGCGGTCGTACGGCCGAGGTTCCTGTCCCGGCCGCGTTCGTCCGGGCCGCTGCCTCGGCCTCGGCCTCGGGCGAGGTGCGTGTTCCGCTCAAGGGCATCCGCGGTGCCGTCGCCGACAAGCTGTCCCGCAGCCGCCGGGAGATCCCGGACGCCACCTGCTGGGTGGACGCCGACGCGACGGAACTGATGCGCGCCCGCACCGCGATGAACGCGGCGTCCGGTGCGAAGATCTCCCTCGTCGCGCTGCTCGCCCGCATCTGCACCGCGGCCCTCGCCCGGTTCCCGGAGCTGAACTCCTCGGTGGACACCGAGGCCCGCGAGATCGTCCAGCACCCGTACGTGCACCTCGGGTTCGCGGCACAGACCGAGCGCGGTCTGGTCGTGCCGGTCGTCCGGGACGCCCACACCCGCGCCGCGGAGTCGCTGACCGCCGAGTTCGCCCGGCTCACCGAGGCGGCCCGCGCCGGGACGCTGACCCCGGGGGAACTCACCGGCGGCACCTTCACGCTGAACAACTACGGCGTCTTCGGCGTCGACGGCTCCACGCCGATCGTCAACCACCCCGAGGCGGCCATGCTCGGCGTCGGCCGGATCGTCCCCAAGCCGTGGGTGCAC
- a CDS encoding alpha-ketoacid dehydrogenase subunit beta translates to MTTVAVKPATMAQALTRAMRDAMAADPTVHVLGEDVGTLGGVFRVTDGLAKEFGEDRCTDTPLAEAGILGAAVGMAMYGLRPVVEMQFDAFAYPAFEQLVSHVSRMRNRTRGRMPLPITVRIPYGGGIGGVEHHSDSSEAYYMATPGLHVVTPATVADAYGLLRRAIASDDPVVFLEPKRLYWSKDTWNPEEPAEVEPIGRAVVRRTGRSATLITYGPSVPVCMEAAEAARAEGWDLEVVDLRSLVPFDDATVCASVRRTGRAVVVHESTGFGGPGGEIAARVTERCFHHLEAPVLRVAGFDLPYPPPMLERHHLPGVDRVLDAVARLQWEAEG, encoded by the coding sequence ATGACCACCGTGGCCGTCAAGCCCGCCACCATGGCCCAGGCCCTCACCCGCGCGATGCGCGACGCGATGGCCGCCGACCCCACCGTGCACGTGCTCGGTGAGGACGTCGGCACCCTCGGCGGTGTCTTCCGTGTCACCGACGGACTCGCCAAGGAGTTCGGCGAGGACCGCTGCACCGACACCCCGCTCGCGGAGGCCGGCATCCTCGGCGCCGCCGTCGGCATGGCCATGTACGGCCTGCGCCCGGTGGTGGAGATGCAGTTCGACGCCTTCGCCTACCCCGCGTTCGAGCAACTGGTCAGCCATGTCTCCCGGATGCGCAACCGCACCCGCGGCCGGATGCCCCTGCCGATCACCGTCCGCATCCCCTACGGCGGCGGCATCGGCGGCGTCGAGCACCACAGCGACTCCTCCGAGGCGTACTACATGGCCACCCCCGGCCTGCACGTGGTCACGCCCGCGACCGTCGCCGACGCCTACGGACTGCTGCGCCGCGCCATCGCCTCCGACGACCCGGTCGTCTTCCTGGAGCCCAAGCGGCTCTACTGGTCCAAGGACACCTGGAACCCCGAGGAGCCGGCCGAGGTCGAGCCGATCGGGCGCGCGGTGGTCCGGCGCACCGGCCGCAGCGCCACGCTGATCACCTACGGCCCCTCCGTGCCCGTCTGCATGGAGGCCGCCGAGGCCGCGCGGGCCGAGGGCTGGGACCTGGAGGTCGTCGACCTGCGCTCCCTGGTGCCGTTCGACGACGCGACGGTCTGCGCCTCCGTGCGGCGCACCGGACGCGCGGTCGTGGTGCACGAGTCCACCGGGTTCGGCGGGCCGGGCGGCGAGATCGCGGCCCGCGTCACCGAGCGCTGCTTCCACCACCTGGAGGCCCCTGTGCTGCGCGTCGCCGGGTTCGACCTCCCCTACCCGCCGCCCATGCTGGAGCGGCACCATCTGCCCGGTGTGGACCGCGTCCTGGACGCCGTGGCCCGGCTCCAGTGGGAGGCCGAGGGCTGA
- the pdhA gene encoding pyruvate dehydrogenase (acetyl-transferring) E1 component subunit alpha, giving the protein MTVLEQRGAYRPSPPPAWQPRMDPAPLLPDAEPYRVLGTEAAAQADPGLLRRLHAQLVRGRRYNTQATALTKQGRLAVYPSSTGQEACEVAAALALEERDWLFPSYRDTLAVVARGVDPVEALTLLRGDWHTGYDPYAHRVAPLSTPLATQLPHAVGLAHAARLKGDDVVALAMVGDGGTSEGDFHEALNFAAVWQAPVVFLVQNNGFAISVPLAKQTAAPSLAHKAVGYGMPGRLVDGNDAAAVHEVLTDAVRHARAGGGPTLIEAVTYRIEAHTNADDATRYRGDAEVEAWRAHDPVRLLETELTERGLIDAAGLEAVREDAEAMAADLRERMNQDPGLDPMDLFDHVYAETTSQLREQRDLLRAELAAEQDGPDQQEGDRR; this is encoded by the coding sequence ATGACGGTTCTGGAGCAGCGGGGTGCGTACCGGCCATCGCCGCCGCCCGCCTGGCAGCCCCGTATGGACCCCGCGCCGCTGCTGCCCGACGCCGAGCCGTACCGCGTCCTCGGCACCGAGGCGGCCGCCCAGGCCGATCCCGGTCTGCTCCGCAGGCTCCACGCCCAGCTGGTGCGCGGCCGCCGCTACAACACGCAGGCCACCGCGCTCACCAAGCAGGGCCGCCTCGCCGTCTACCCCTCCAGCACCGGTCAGGAGGCATGCGAGGTCGCCGCCGCCCTGGCCCTCGAAGAGCGCGACTGGCTCTTCCCGAGCTACCGCGACACCCTGGCCGTCGTCGCCCGCGGGGTGGACCCGGTCGAGGCCCTCACCCTGCTGCGCGGCGACTGGCACACCGGCTACGACCCGTACGCGCACCGGGTCGCCCCCCTCTCCACCCCGCTGGCCACCCAGCTGCCGCACGCCGTCGGCCTCGCCCACGCCGCCCGCCTCAAGGGCGACGACGTGGTCGCGCTCGCCATGGTCGGCGACGGCGGCACCAGCGAGGGCGACTTCCACGAGGCACTGAACTTCGCCGCCGTCTGGCAGGCACCCGTCGTCTTCCTGGTGCAGAACAACGGCTTCGCCATCTCCGTCCCGCTGGCCAAGCAGACCGCCGCGCCCTCCCTGGCCCACAAGGCCGTCGGCTACGGCATGCCGGGCCGCCTGGTCGACGGCAATGACGCGGCCGCGGTGCACGAGGTGCTCACCGACGCCGTACGGCACGCCCGCGCGGGCGGCGGACCGACGCTGATCGAGGCGGTCACCTACCGCATCGAGGCTCACACCAACGCCGACGACGCCACCCGCTACCGGGGCGACGCCGAGGTCGAGGCATGGCGCGCGCACGACCCGGTGCGCCTGCTGGAGACCGAGCTGACCGAGCGCGGCCTGATCGACGCGGCCGGCCTGGAGGCCGTACGGGAGGACGCCGAGGCGATGGCCGCCGATCTGCGGGAACGCATGAACCAGGACCCCGGGCTCGACCCGATGGACCTCTTCGACCACGTCTACGCCGAGACCACCTCCCAACTGCGCGAACAGCGGGACCTGCTGCGGGCCGAGCTGGCGGCCGAGCAGGACGGCCCCGACCAGCAGGAAGGCGACCGCCGATGA
- a CDS encoding Lrp/AsnC family transcriptional regulator → MAPEQMAEPAQEALPPPARPLDAIDQDILRILQADGRASIRSVAERVHVSRANAYARINRLVEDGVIRGFGARVDHERAGHSTSAYITLKIVQNTWRTVREQLRQLPGASHIALVGGDFDVLLLVHTPDNRALRELVLTRLQAIPEVLSTRTLLVFEEEDLEPDA, encoded by the coding sequence ATGGCACCTGAACAAATGGCCGAGCCGGCGCAGGAGGCGCTGCCACCGCCGGCGCGGCCACTGGACGCCATCGATCAGGACATCCTGCGCATCCTCCAGGCCGACGGCCGCGCCTCGATACGGTCGGTCGCCGAACGCGTCCACGTCTCGCGGGCCAACGCCTACGCGCGCATCAACCGGCTGGTCGAGGACGGGGTGATCCGGGGCTTCGGCGCCCGCGTGGACCACGAGCGGGCCGGGCACAGCACCTCGGCGTACATCACGCTGAAGATCGTCCAGAACACCTGGCGCACGGTCCGCGAGCAGCTGCGCCAGCTGCCCGGCGCCTCGCACATCGCGCTGGTGGGCGGCGACTTCGACGTCCTGCTGCTGGTGCACACGCCCGACAACCGGGCGCTGCGGGAGCTGGTGCTCACCCGGCTCCAGGCGATCCCGGAGGTGCTGAGCACCCGCACGCTGCTGGTGTTCGAGGAGGAGGACCTGGAACCGGACGCCTAG
- a CDS encoding TetR/AcrR family transcriptional regulator, whose translation MTTPRRDTYTPETLLSVAVQVFNQRGYDGTSMEHLSKAAGISKSSIYHHVSGKEELLKRAVSRALDGLFATLEEPAAREGRPVERLEHVVRRMVEVLIAELPYVTLLLRVRGNTATERWALDRRRDFDHRVAELLKAAAADGDVRPDVEVRLATRLVFGMINSIVEWYRPEARGASGREVADAVVQLVFSGLRRAA comes from the coding sequence ATGACCACGCCCCGGCGCGACACGTACACCCCCGAGACGCTGCTCTCCGTCGCCGTCCAGGTCTTCAACCAGCGCGGTTACGACGGGACCTCCATGGAGCACCTGTCCAAGGCGGCCGGCATCTCCAAGTCGTCGATCTACCACCACGTCAGCGGCAAGGAGGAGCTCCTGAAGCGGGCCGTCAGCCGCGCCCTGGACGGCCTTTTCGCCACCCTGGAGGAGCCGGCGGCACGCGAGGGGCGGCCCGTGGAGCGCCTGGAGCACGTCGTACGGCGCATGGTCGAGGTGCTCATAGCCGAGCTGCCCTACGTGACCCTGCTGCTGCGGGTGCGCGGGAACACCGCCACCGAGCGCTGGGCGCTGGACCGCCGCCGCGACTTCGACCACCGGGTCGCCGAGCTGCTCAAGGCGGCCGCCGCCGACGGGGACGTACGCCCCGACGTGGAGGTGCGGCTGGCCACCCGGCTGGTCTTCGGCATGATCAACTCCATCGTGGAGTGGTACCGGCCGGAGGCCCGCGGCGCCTCGGGCCGCGAGGTGGCCGACGCGGTCGTCCAGCTGGTCTTCTCCGGACTGCGCCGGGCCGCCTGA
- a CDS encoding 3-hydroxyacyl-CoA dehydrogenase: MTALDLSSPVAVVGTGTMGQGIAQVALVAGHPVRLYDTAPGRAREAAAAIGARLDRLVEKGRLDAAARDAARARLEPAQALAELADCGLVVEAVLERLDVKQQLFAELEDVVGEDCLLATNTSSLSVTAIGGALRHPGRFLGLHFFNPAPLLPLVEVVSGFATDVTSATRAYETARVWGKTPVACADTPGFIVNRIARPFYAEAFAVYEAQGADPATIDAILRESGGFRMGAFELTDLIGQDVNEAVTHSVWQSFFQDVRFTPSLAQRRLVESGRLGRKAGHGWYEHGEGAETPEPHTADKERPPAYVLVDGDLGPAAALLPLIREAGIQVRTEDGDEDGHLELPGGGQLVLADGQTSVEFRDVVYFDLALDYRKATRIALSASQDTAQATLAEAIGLFQALGKDVSVIGDVPGMIVARTVARIIDLAHDAVAKGVATEEDVDTAMRLGVSYPLGPFEWDRRLGDEFAYDVLDAMHERDPSGRYAPSLALYRHAYADEKREGTS, translated from the coding sequence ATGACAGCACTCGACCTCAGCAGCCCCGTGGCAGTCGTCGGCACCGGCACCATGGGCCAGGGCATCGCCCAGGTCGCACTGGTCGCCGGCCACCCGGTGCGGCTCTACGACACCGCACCCGGGCGGGCCCGGGAGGCGGCCGCGGCGATCGGCGCGCGCCTGGACCGGCTGGTGGAGAAGGGCCGGCTCGACGCCGCCGCCCGGGACGCGGCCCGCGCCCGTCTCGAACCGGCCCAGGCGCTCGCGGAGCTGGCCGACTGCGGCCTCGTCGTGGAGGCCGTGCTGGAGCGGCTGGACGTCAAGCAGCAGCTCTTCGCCGAGCTGGAGGACGTCGTCGGCGAGGACTGCCTGCTCGCCACCAACACCTCCTCGCTGTCGGTGACGGCGATCGGCGGCGCCCTGCGCCATCCGGGCCGCTTCCTCGGCCTGCACTTCTTCAACCCCGCGCCGCTGCTGCCGCTGGTCGAGGTGGTCTCCGGCTTCGCCACCGACGTCACCTCCGCGACCCGGGCGTACGAGACCGCCCGCGTCTGGGGCAAGACCCCGGTGGCCTGCGCGGACACCCCCGGCTTCATCGTCAACCGGATCGCCCGGCCCTTCTACGCCGAGGCGTTCGCCGTCTACGAGGCCCAGGGCGCGGACCCGGCCACCATCGACGCGATCCTGCGCGAGTCGGGCGGCTTCCGCATGGGCGCGTTCGAACTCACCGACCTGATCGGCCAGGACGTCAACGAGGCGGTGACGCACTCGGTGTGGCAGTCCTTCTTCCAGGACGTGCGCTTCACGCCCTCGCTGGCCCAGCGCCGCCTGGTGGAGTCCGGCCGCCTGGGCCGCAAGGCCGGTCACGGCTGGTACGAGCACGGGGAGGGCGCCGAGACGCCCGAGCCGCACACCGCCGACAAGGAGCGGCCGCCCGCCTACGTGCTCGTCGACGGCGACCTCGGCCCCGCCGCCGCACTGCTCCCGCTGATCCGCGAGGCGGGCATCCAGGTCCGCACGGAGGACGGCGACGAGGACGGCCACCTGGAGCTGCCCGGCGGCGGCCAGCTGGTCCTCGCCGACGGCCAGACCTCGGTGGAGTTCCGCGACGTCGTCTACTTCGATCTCGCCCTCGACTACCGCAAGGCCACCCGTATCGCCCTGTCCGCCTCCCAGGACACCGCGCAGGCGACCCTCGCCGAGGCCATCGGCCTGTTCCAGGCGCTCGGCAAGGACGTCAGCGTCATCGGCGACGTCCCCGGCATGATCGTGGCGCGCACGGTGGCCCGGATCATCGACCTCGCCCATGACGCGGTCGCCAAGGGCGTCGCCACCGAGGAGGACGTCGACACCGCGATGCGCCTCGGCGTCAGCTACCCGCTCGGCCCCTTCGAGTGGGACCGCAGGCTGGGCGACGAGTTCGCCTACGACGTCCTGGACGCGATGCACGAGCGCGACCCCTCCGGACGCTACGCGCCCTCCCTCGCGCTCTACCGCCACGCCTACGCCGACGAGAAGCGGGAGGGCACCTCATGA
- the paaN gene encoding phenylacetic acid degradation protein PaaN has protein sequence MAAELTAPELIAKHRPTLDQALEAIRTRAYWSPHPEHPKAYGEHGSLDAAAGKAAFDALLGTRLDLGQAGTDDWVGGEISPYGIELDVSYPHADLDVLLPAMKAGQPAWRDAGAEVRAVVCLEILKRVSDRTHEFAHAVMHTSGQAFMMAFQAGGPHAQDRGLEAVAYAYAEQVRTPLGAEWSKPQGKRDPLVLTKKFTPVPRGIGLVIGCNTFPTWNGYPGLFASLATGNAVLVKPHPRAVLPLALTVRIAREVLTEAGFAADLVALAAERPGEGIAKALATRPEIRIIDYTGSTSFGDWLEANARQAQVYTEKAGVNTVIVHSTDDYQGMLSNLAFSLSLYSGQMCTTPQNLLIPREGIATDQGPKTFDEVTADLARAVDGLLGDDARANGLLGAIVNPDVKARLEAAAGLGEVALASREITNPEFPDAVVRTPVIVKLDGAKPDAEAAYMSECFGPVSFAVALDSVADAVELLRRTVREKGAMTVGAYTTDSEVERAIEEVCLEEAAQLSFNLTGGVFVNQTAAFSDFHGSGGNPAANAALCDGAFVANRFRVVEVRHQGQ, from the coding sequence ATGGCCGCCGAACTGACCGCCCCCGAGCTGATCGCGAAGCACCGGCCCACTCTCGATCAGGCCCTGGAAGCGATCCGCACCCGCGCGTACTGGTCCCCGCACCCCGAGCACCCCAAGGCGTACGGCGAGCACGGCAGCCTGGACGCGGCCGCCGGCAAGGCCGCCTTCGACGCCCTGCTCGGCACCCGCCTCGACCTCGGCCAGGCGGGCACGGACGACTGGGTCGGCGGTGAGATCTCGCCGTACGGCATCGAGCTGGACGTGAGCTACCCGCACGCGGACCTGGACGTGCTGCTGCCCGCGATGAAGGCCGGGCAGCCGGCCTGGCGGGACGCGGGCGCCGAGGTGCGTGCCGTGGTCTGCCTGGAGATCCTCAAGCGCGTCAGCGACCGGACGCACGAGTTCGCGCACGCCGTGATGCACACCAGCGGCCAGGCATTCATGATGGCGTTCCAGGCGGGCGGCCCGCACGCCCAGGACCGCGGCCTGGAGGCGGTGGCGTACGCGTACGCGGAGCAGGTCCGCACCCCCCTCGGCGCCGAGTGGTCCAAGCCGCAGGGCAAGCGCGACCCGCTGGTGCTCACCAAGAAGTTCACGCCCGTGCCGCGCGGCATCGGCCTGGTCATCGGCTGCAACACCTTCCCGACGTGGAACGGCTACCCGGGCCTGTTCGCCTCCCTGGCGACCGGCAACGCGGTCCTGGTCAAGCCGCACCCGCGCGCGGTGCTCCCGCTCGCGCTGACCGTGCGGATCGCCCGTGAGGTGCTCACCGAGGCCGGTTTCGCCGCCGACCTGGTCGCGCTGGCCGCCGAGCGCCCCGGCGAGGGCATCGCCAAGGCCCTCGCGACCCGCCCGGAGATCCGGATCATCGACTACACCGGTTCGACGTCCTTCGGCGACTGGCTGGAGGCCAACGCCCGCCAGGCGCAGGTCTACACGGAGAAGGCCGGCGTCAACACGGTGATCGTGCACTCCACGGACGACTACCAGGGCATGCTGTCCAACCTGGCGTTCTCGCTGTCCCTGTACAGCGGCCAGATGTGCACCACCCCGCAGAACCTGCTGATCCCGCGCGAGGGCATCGCCACCGACCAGGGCCCGAAGACGTTCGACGAGGTCACCGCCGACCTCGCCCGCGCGGTCGACGGCCTGCTCGGCGACGACGCCCGGGCCAACGGACTGCTGGGCGCGATCGTCAACCCCGACGTCAAGGCCCGGCTGGAGGCCGCGGCCGGCCTCGGCGAGGTCGCCCTCGCCTCGCGGGAGATCACCAACCCGGAGTTCCCGGACGCGGTGGTGCGCACCCCGGTGATCGTCAAGCTGGACGGCGCCAAGCCGGACGCCGAGGCCGCCTACATGAGCGAGTGCTTCGGCCCGGTCTCCTTCGCCGTCGCCCTCGACTCGGTGGCCGACGCGGTGGAGCTGCTGCGGCGCACGGTCCGCGAGAAGGGCGCGATGACGGTCGGCGCGTACACCACCGACAGCGAGGTGGAGCGGGCCATCGAGGAGGTGTGCCTGGAGGAGGCCGCCCAGCTGTCCTTCAACCTCACGGGCGGGGTGTTCGTGAACCAGACGGCCGCCTTCTCCGACTTCCACGGCTCGGGCGGCAACCCGGCGGCGAACGCGGCCCTGTGCGACGGCGCCTTCGTGGCGAACCGCTTCCGCGTGGTCGAGGTGCGCCACCAGGGCCAGTGA
- a CDS encoding TrmH family RNA methyltransferase: protein MTDPLTRWREHASGAVLLDGFHALKHALRFGAEVPVAVTTDRRAALALAGELAGDVREALDGLLVEVPERTYAALVARPHPTGVAALAVRPAREAGLEALARMPRTAPVVVLDNPRNLGNAGAVIRLAAGFGATGVVTTGTLDPWHPTVVRGGAGLHFATAVERLGADELPPGPLFALDPEGEDIRGTELPDDAVLAFGSERTGLSAEVRARADHLLRLPMRPQVSSYNLATSVAMTLYHWSAGAGAPAA from the coding sequence ATGACCGACCCGCTGACCCGCTGGCGCGAGCACGCCTCCGGTGCCGTGCTGCTCGACGGCTTCCACGCCCTCAAGCACGCGCTGCGCTTCGGGGCCGAGGTGCCGGTGGCGGTCACCACCGACCGGCGGGCCGCGCTCGCCCTGGCCGGGGAACTGGCCGGGGACGTACGGGAGGCCCTGGACGGACTGCTCGTCGAGGTGCCCGAGCGGACGTACGCCGCGCTCGTGGCCCGCCCGCATCCGACCGGCGTCGCCGCGCTCGCCGTACGACCCGCGCGCGAGGCCGGTCTGGAGGCGCTCGCCAGGATGCCGCGCACCGCCCCCGTGGTGGTCCTCGACAACCCCCGCAACCTCGGCAACGCGGGCGCCGTGATCCGGCTGGCCGCCGGCTTCGGGGCGACCGGCGTGGTCACCACGGGCACGCTCGACCCCTGGCACCCCACGGTGGTGCGCGGCGGGGCGGGCCTGCACTTCGCGACCGCCGTGGAGCGCCTCGGCGCCGACGAACTGCCGCCGGGCCCGCTGTTCGCCCTCGATCCGGAGGGCGAGGACATCCGGGGCACCGAGCTGCCCGACGACGCCGTCCTCGCGTTCGGCTCGGAGCGCACCGGCCTCTCGGCGGAGGTACGCGCGCGGGCCGACCATCTGCTGCGGCTGCCGATGCGCCCCCAGGTCTCCAGCTACAACCTCGCCACCAGCGTGGCGATGACGCTGTACCACTGGAGCGCCGGCGCGGGCGCACCCGCCGCCTAG
- a CDS encoding HTTM domain-containing protein, with amino-acid sequence MNQPSQALSRGLARITEAALGPYQSAVIRIGFAGTWLFFLLREFSHRQELYGPDGPWDWNMGRRLTLDNHAFTALMWSSGQLWFECFYVLAILASAALLLGWRTRTASVLFMVGVLSLQNRSVFVGDGGDNVLHLMAIYLVFTRCGQVWSLDARRRARERRTSTDPTGLVLWTVLGFVLVTMTAAGTLFDATWLIPALLWAAWVGLALWWLVQRLARSAEPRILLDVIANVLHNGALVVIMAEACLIYATAGWYKIQGSRWQDGTAVYYPLHLDYFSPWPGLADLMSASGTIMTVVAYGTVIVQVAFPFTLLNRRVKNVLLVLLILEHFVIAIALGLPFFSLAMITADAVFLPTSFLRRLGALAARARGRFGRGGGEDGAVPAPRSPKDSTPGRVGFTA; translated from the coding sequence GTGAACCAGCCCTCCCAGGCCCTGTCGCGCGGGCTCGCCCGGATCACCGAGGCGGCGCTCGGGCCGTACCAGAGCGCCGTGATCCGGATCGGCTTCGCCGGCACCTGGCTGTTCTTCCTGCTGCGCGAGTTCTCCCACCGCCAGGAGCTGTACGGCCCCGACGGTCCCTGGGACTGGAACATGGGCCGGCGGCTGACCCTGGACAACCACGCCTTCACGGCCCTCATGTGGTCGAGCGGGCAGCTGTGGTTCGAGTGCTTCTACGTGCTCGCGATCCTCGCCAGTGCCGCGCTGCTGCTCGGCTGGCGCACCCGTACGGCGTCCGTGCTGTTCATGGTGGGCGTCCTGTCGCTCCAGAACCGCAGCGTCTTCGTCGGCGACGGCGGCGACAACGTGCTGCACCTGATGGCCATCTACCTCGTGTTCACGCGCTGCGGGCAGGTGTGGTCCCTCGACGCGCGGCGCCGGGCCCGCGAACGGCGGACCTCCACCGACCCGACCGGCCTCGTGCTGTGGACGGTCCTCGGGTTCGTCCTGGTCACGATGACCGCGGCGGGCACGCTCTTCGACGCGACCTGGCTGATCCCCGCCCTGCTGTGGGCGGCGTGGGTGGGCCTCGCCCTGTGGTGGCTGGTCCAGCGCCTGGCGCGCTCGGCCGAGCCGCGCATCCTGCTGGACGTGATCGCCAACGTCCTGCACAACGGCGCCCTTGTGGTGATCATGGCCGAGGCGTGCCTGATCTACGCCACGGCCGGCTGGTACAAGATCCAGGGCTCGCGCTGGCAGGACGGCACCGCCGTCTACTACCCGCTGCACCTGGACTACTTCTCGCCCTGGCCCGGTCTCGCCGATCTGATGTCCGCCAGCGGCACCATCATGACGGTCGTGGCGTACGGCACCGTCATCGTGCAGGTCGCCTTCCCGTTCACCCTGCTCAACCGGCGGGTGAAGAACGTGCTGCTGGTGCTGCTGATCCTGGAGCACTTCGTGATCGCGATCGCGCTCGGGCTGCCGTTCTTCTCGCTGGCGATGATCACCGCCGACGCGGTCTTCCTGCCGACGTCCTTCCTGCGCCGGCTCGGCGCCCTGGCCGCCCGCGCGCGGGGACGGTTCGGCCGGGGCGGCGGCGAGGACGGTGCGGTGCCCGCGCCCCGCTCCCCAAAGGACAGCACGCCCGGCCGCGTAGGGTTCACGGCATGA
- a CDS encoding DUF5819 family protein, giving the protein MADQGSPDEEPGHGPADEKPTGHQPTGHEPESQKPLRHEATGHEPTGHEPEGQEPSRPELTGQEPPRHEPTGQKPPSHQPPEPAPAPAPDPTSGPARRGLAALSPRYQAGAALAVAVIVVGVGVHLLMVFLSLAPQNTVSKQHGKAIDAWVFPEFEQNWKLFAPNPLQQNIAVQVRADVRMKDGSVRTTGWTDLSAQDGAAIKGNPAPSHTQQNELRRAWDFVTATHTADNRPVGMRGALSEEYLRRIAVMRLYRTDPTSRIGVVQRVQIRSCTINVPPPSWSGEQVPDKPVYRLLPWWTVSAAEAAGGVR; this is encoded by the coding sequence GTGGCGGATCAGGGGTCACCGGACGAGGAGCCGGGCCACGGCCCGGCGGACGAGAAGCCGACGGGCCACCAGCCGACGGGCCACGAACCGGAGAGCCAGAAGCCTCTTCGTCACGAGGCGACGGGCCACGAGCCGACGGGCCACGAGCCGGAAGGTCAAGAGCCCTCTCGTCCCGAGCTGACGGGCCAGGAGCCCCCTCGTCACGAGCCGACGGGTCAGAAGCCCCCGAGCCACCAGCCCCCGGAGCCGGCCCCGGCCCCGGCCCCCGACCCGACCTCCGGCCCGGCCCGCCGCGGTCTCGCCGCCCTCTCCCCCCGCTATCAGGCCGGCGCCGCGCTGGCGGTCGCCGTCATCGTCGTCGGCGTCGGGGTGCACCTGCTGATGGTGTTCCTCAGCCTCGCGCCGCAGAACACGGTGTCGAAGCAGCACGGCAAGGCCATCGACGCATGGGTCTTCCCGGAGTTCGAGCAGAACTGGAAGCTGTTCGCCCCCAACCCGCTCCAGCAGAACATCGCCGTGCAGGTGCGCGCCGATGTGCGGATGAAGGACGGCAGTGTGCGCACCACCGGCTGGACCGACCTGTCCGCCCAGGACGGCGCCGCCATCAAGGGCAACCCGGCGCCCAGCCACACCCAGCAGAACGAGCTGCGCCGCGCCTGGGACTTCGTCACCGCGACGCACACCGCGGACAACCGGCCCGTCGGCATGCGCGGCGCGCTGTCCGAGGAGTACCTGCGCCGGATCGCGGTGATGCGCCTGTACCGCACCGATCCGACCAGCCGGATCGGCGTCGTCCAGCGGGTGCAGATCCGCTCCTGCACCATCAATGTGCCGCCCCCCTCCTGGAGCGGTGAACAGGTGCCCGACAAACCCGTCTACCGGCTGCTGCCCTGGTGGACGGTGAGCGCCGCCGAGGCCGCCGGAGGTGTGCGGTGA